DNA sequence from the Roseofilum casamattae BLCC-M143 genome:
ACTTGCGAGCTGAGCGCGAAATAAAGAAATATCTTTAAAGTATCTCTCGCCGGCGCCATAGCGGTCTAAAAATTCATTAACATTCATAGCTGAAATTCCGATTGATAGAGCAATGCCTGCATCTATTGTGTCTAGGCGATCGCACCATGCTGCGTTTTTTAACAATTTATTTTGACTTATTGCTAAAATGCGATCGCCTACGGGAGGTTTCCAACTGTTGCACGATCCTTACTGGATGGGCTTTCTGCGAAAATCTTACCCGTTTAAATCTTTACCAATCTTTATTTAGCATCAACTACAAACTTCTTTCTAAGGTTTGGCGAGCTAATTTAGACCCATAGAGAATAAGGATCGATGTGGCTAATCCGGCGATCGCATAAAGTACCCATTGAGCAATGCGAGCTTGGGGGCTGGCGATGGTGGGTTGTTGTCCGAGAGCGGCGACATCGCCAATGAGGGAGCCGATATAAGTGTAGCCTAAAATTGCGGGAATCATGCCTACGGAACCGAGGATATAATCTTTGAGAGAAACTTGCATCACTCCGAAGGCATAGTTGAGCAAGTTGAAGGGAAAAATTGGAGATAAACGAGTTAAGAGAACGATCTTAAATCCGGAGCGAGCAACGGCTTGGTTTAAGGCATGGAAATTAGGATGATTGGAGAGGATTTGCAGCGCCCAATCTCTAGAGAAATAACGACCGACAAGAAAGGCGAGAGTTGCTCCGAAGGTGGAGGCAAAAAAGACATAAACCGATCCCCAAACGACGCCATAAATTGCGCCAGCGCCTAAGGTGAGCAATATTGCGGGGACGAAGAGAATTGTGGCAATATTGTATAGGAGAAGATAGGCGAATACTCCCCAGCGTTCTAAGTTTTGAATCGAGATTAGGAGTGTTCGTAAAATCTCTTGCAAGCCGGAACCTTGGAAACAAATAATTGCAACCGCAACGGAGATAGCTAATGCGGCAAAGGCGATCGCTTTTTTGTAGGGTTGCAATTTATGGTTCATGGATTCTCAAATGCTCAGACTCCGATGGCGATTGACGATTTCATGGGAGAGAGGGAAGGGCTGTAAGGTAAGCTAATGGTGAAGGTGCTACCTTCTCCCAATTTTGATACAACCGTGACTCTACCCCCCATGCCTTCAATTAGGGTTTTCACGATGGATAATCCCAATCCCGTGCCGCCAGTGGAGCGAGTGCGAGCATCATCAACGCGGTAAAATCGCTCGAAAATCCGGGCTTGATGGGAGAGGGGAATGCCTTCGCCGCGATCGCAAACGTGCAGGCAAATTTGTCCGCCATGAGTTTCTAATTTCAGGGTAATGGGCGTTGCGGGACTGGAGTATTTTACGGCATTATCAATGAGGTTGAGCAGGACTTGCTTGAGACGGTTGCGATCGGCTCTAATGTTGATGGA
Encoded proteins:
- a CDS encoding TVP38/TMEM64 family protein; amino-acid sequence: MNHKLQPYKKAIAFAALAISVAVAIICFQGSGLQEILRTLLISIQNLERWGVFAYLLLYNIATILFVPAILLTLGAGAIYGVVWGSVYVFFASTFGATLAFLVGRYFSRDWALQILSNHPNFHALNQAVARSGFKIVLLTRLSPIFPFNLLNYAFGVMQVSLKDYILGSVGMIPAILGYTYIGSLIGDVAALGQQPTIASPQARIAQWVLYAIAGLATSILILYGSKLARQTLERSL